One genomic window of Salirhabdus salicampi includes the following:
- a CDS encoding ABC transporter ATP-binding protein, whose product MSFLTVNNISHQYFTKQTYTKALEDISFNVNNGSFVSLIGPSGCGKTTLLSVISGLIKPTRGEVLLENEPIDKECSTIGYMLQQDYLFPWKTILENILIGPHVQKTLTTSTTEKAEEILHEIGIGQTKHAYPNELSGGMRQRAALARTLITDPKLLLLDEPFSALDYQTKLKLENLISHILKTYKKTSILVTHDIGEAIAMSDKIILLQSSPGKIAKIFTVPEHLQNLSPFEARQDPLFSEMFQQVWKELENLEPTKT is encoded by the coding sequence TTGTCATTTTTGACTGTGAACAACATTTCCCATCAATATTTCACCAAACAGACGTATACAAAGGCATTAGAAGACATTTCATTTAACGTAAATAATGGCAGTTTCGTCTCTCTAATTGGACCAAGTGGATGCGGAAAAACAACGTTACTCTCTGTCATTTCCGGTCTAATTAAACCAACTAGAGGCGAAGTGTTACTTGAAAATGAACCAATAGATAAGGAATGTTCGACAATAGGTTATATGCTGCAGCAAGATTATCTGTTCCCTTGGAAGACGATTTTAGAAAACATTTTAATAGGGCCACACGTACAAAAAACGTTAACAACATCAACCACGGAAAAAGCAGAGGAGATTTTACACGAGATTGGCATTGGCCAAACGAAACATGCATATCCAAACGAATTGTCCGGTGGGATGAGACAACGGGCTGCACTAGCTCGTACGTTAATTACTGATCCAAAACTTCTGTTATTAGATGAGCCATTCTCAGCGTTAGATTATCAAACAAAACTAAAGTTGGAAAACTTAATTTCTCACATTTTGAAAACGTATAAAAAAACATCAATCCTCGTAACTCACGATATTGGGGAAGCAATTGCGATGAGTGACAAAATTATATTATTACAATCCTCTCCAGGGAAAATCGCTAAAATCTTTACCGTACCGGAACATCTCCAAAACCTTTCTCCTTTTGAAGCAAGACAGGATCCACTTTTTTCAGAAATGTTTCAGCAAGTGTGGAAGGAGTTGGAGAATCTTGAGCCAACAAAAACATGA
- the ytkD gene encoding RNA deprotection pyrophosphohydrolase, whose amino-acid sequence MIKFRDYYQNEVTLSFEKNPFSNDPKHVWVITRYENQWLLTKHKDRGLEFPGGKVEVGETPKEAAIREVMEETGGRVEEITYIGQYYVEGKGGTIVKNVYYAIVGELIEQLSYFETEGPVLLAELPENIQQKPTFSFMMKDEVLPRSIKYIKEAQLHS is encoded by the coding sequence ATGATTAAGTTTAGAGACTATTATCAAAATGAAGTAACCCTTTCTTTTGAAAAAAATCCCTTTTCCAATGATCCTAAGCATGTTTGGGTCATTACCCGTTATGAAAATCAATGGTTACTCACTAAGCATAAGGACCGTGGGCTTGAGTTCCCCGGGGGAAAAGTTGAAGTGGGGGAGACTCCGAAAGAAGCGGCCATCCGTGAAGTGATGGAAGAAACAGGCGGAAGAGTAGAAGAAATTACATATATTGGCCAGTACTATGTTGAAGGAAAAGGCGGAACAATTGTGAAAAATGTCTATTACGCAATCGTTGGCGAGCTGATTGAGCAGTTAAGCTATTTTGAAACAGAGGGACCTGTTTTACTAGCTGAACTACCGGAAAATATTCAACAAAAACCAACTTTTAGTTTTATGATGAAAGATGAAGTGTTACCGCGAAGTATTAAGTATATTAAAGAAGCTCAACTACATTCATAA
- a CDS encoding ABC transporter permease, with product MSQQKHDDQLLFEQYKRGIKKEKQTVLFWQIIISVFFFALWEVASRLQLIDRLIFSAPSAVGKLFLEKLADGSLLFHLKVTLLETVAGFILGTVAGVLFAALLWWFPKFSKVMDPYLVVMNAMPKVALGPIIIVALGPGYISIIAMGMIISVVITTIVIYSAFREVDPNYLKVMKTFGANRFQIFKEVIFPATIPTIISTLKVNVGLAWVGVIVGEFLVSEKGLGYLIIYGFQVFDFTLVLFSLLIIAVLAAIMYQLVEKMESKLIKTK from the coding sequence TTGAGCCAACAAAAACATGATGATCAACTCTTGTTTGAACAATATAAAAGGGGTATAAAAAAAGAGAAACAAACGGTCCTATTCTGGCAAATTATCATCAGCGTCTTCTTTTTTGCCCTTTGGGAAGTCGCAAGCCGTTTGCAACTTATAGATCGATTAATTTTCAGTGCACCTTCTGCAGTTGGAAAATTGTTTTTGGAGAAGCTGGCAGATGGAAGCTTACTCTTTCACCTAAAAGTGACACTTTTAGAAACTGTAGCGGGGTTTATTCTAGGAACCGTAGCAGGTGTTCTATTTGCAGCCTTATTATGGTGGTTCCCTAAATTTTCAAAAGTAATGGACCCATATTTAGTTGTGATGAATGCAATGCCAAAGGTTGCGCTTGGACCAATTATTATCGTTGCCTTAGGACCAGGCTATATCTCTATTATTGCGATGGGAATGATTATATCTGTCGTAATTACAACGATTGTCATTTACTCAGCTTTCCGTGAAGTAGATCCAAACTATTTAAAGGTTATGAAGACATTCGGGGCAAATCGATTTCAAATATTTAAGGAGGTAATCTTTCCAGCAACGATACCTACCATAATCTCCACATTAAAAGTGAATGTTGGCTTAGCTTGGGTTGGTGTCATTGTTGGGGAATTCCTCGTTTCCGAAAAAGGACTCGGTTATTTAATTATTTACGGCTTCCAAGTGTTCGATTTTACCTTAGTATTATTTAGCTTACTCATTATTGCAGTCTTAGCAGCTATCATGTACCAACTTGTTGAGAAGATGGAAAGTAAATTAATTAAAACGAAATAA
- a CDS encoding ABC transporter substrate-binding protein, which produces MKKASSFLAMLCSVILVFTLGACSNNTSTNTKIEVAEVTRSIFYAPQYVALEKGFFEEEGLDVDLKTTWGGDKTMTALLSGGADIALVGSETSIYVYARGANDPVINFAQLTQTDGTFLVAKEKQDHFEWQDLKGSKFLGQRKGGMPQMVGEYVLKQHGIDPHEDLDLSQNVDFANIPNAFATGDYDYVQLFEPTASVFEREGKGHIVASFGEASGKVPYTVFMTKESFLNEEEETVKKFTRALYKAQKWVQEHSVEEIAEVIKPYFEDSDLNIITTVVDRYKSQGSFALDPILDEEEWNNLKDIMDEAGELPQDVEHGVLVNTQIAEEVTKE; this is translated from the coding sequence ATGAAGAAAGCTAGCTCTTTCTTAGCTATGTTATGTTCCGTCATACTCGTTTTTACTTTAGGTGCATGCTCAAATAATACGAGTACAAATACGAAGATAGAAGTAGCAGAAGTAACGAGGTCAATCTTTTATGCTCCACAATATGTTGCACTTGAAAAAGGTTTTTTTGAAGAAGAAGGATTAGACGTTGATTTAAAAACAACTTGGGGTGGAGACAAAACAATGACAGCCTTGTTATCCGGTGGTGCAGATATTGCATTAGTCGGTTCTGAAACATCGATTTATGTATATGCAAGAGGAGCCAATGATCCGGTTATAAATTTTGCTCAATTAACACAAACCGATGGAACATTTTTAGTAGCGAAAGAAAAACAAGATCATTTCGAATGGCAAGATTTAAAGGGAAGTAAGTTTTTAGGCCAACGGAAAGGCGGAATGCCCCAAATGGTTGGTGAATATGTACTGAAGCAGCACGGTATAGACCCACATGAGGACTTAGACTTAAGCCAAAATGTTGACTTTGCTAATATACCAAATGCCTTTGCTACTGGGGATTATGATTATGTTCAACTATTTGAACCGACTGCCAGTGTTTTTGAACGGGAGGGTAAAGGCCATATTGTTGCATCATTCGGTGAAGCATCGGGAAAAGTTCCATATACTGTGTTTATGACTAAAGAAAGCTTTTTAAATGAGGAGGAAGAAACAGTCAAGAAATTTACTCGTGCTCTTTATAAAGCGCAAAAGTGGGTACAAGAACATAGCGTAGAAGAAATTGCAGAAGTCATTAAGCCATACTTTGAAGATAGTGATTTAAATATTATTACTACCGTCGTAGACCGTTACAAGTCACAAGGTTCATTTGCCCTTGATCCAATTTTAGATGAAGAAGAATGGAATAACTTAAAAGACATTATGGATGAAGCTGGAGAACTTCCTCAAGATGTAGAGCATGGCGTATTAGTAAACACACAAATTGCTGAAGAAGTTACGAAAGAATAG
- the pckA gene encoding phosphoenolpyruvate carboxykinase (ATP) produces the protein MVFMTIANKLLHERALEQKNVQSDLSVPQLVEKVLERQEGVLTSTGAVKATTGKYTGRSPKDKFIVKDDISANKVDWGTTNQPIDEDVFFQLYDKVLNHLQSKEEIFRFRGFAGADPKYRLPIQVITEFAWHNLFARQMFIRATDEELVNHKSEFTIISAPHFKANPRVDGTHSEAFIIISFKHKIILIGGTEYAGEIKKSVFSVMNYLLPETNILPMHCSANVGMEGDVALFFGLSGTGKTTLSADTNRRLIGDDEHGWSQNGIFNIEGGCYAKCIHLSEEKEPQIYKAIQFGSVLENVMIDEDARTPNYDDTSLTENTRAAYPIENIDNILKPSVAGHPQTIIFLTADAFGVLPPISKLTKEQAMYHFLSGYTSKLAGTERGVTAPEATFSTCFGSPFLPLPAATYAKMLGDKIEQYGVNVFLVNTGWTGGPFGVGRRMELSHTRSMVQAALEGELNSTDMVNDPIFGLKIPSQCPGVPSHVLVPQRTWSDEAKYEEKAKQLALQFHENFKKFHHVPQAIQEAGPVYKPE, from the coding sequence ATGGTTTTCATGACGATTGCAAACAAACTGTTACATGAACGTGCTTTGGAACAAAAAAACGTTCAAAGCGACTTATCGGTTCCACAACTTGTCGAAAAAGTACTTGAACGACAAGAAGGGGTATTAACCTCTACTGGTGCTGTAAAAGCAACAACTGGTAAATATACAGGGCGGTCGCCTAAGGATAAGTTTATTGTGAAAGATGACATATCGGCAAATAAGGTGGACTGGGGTACGACAAACCAGCCGATTGATGAAGATGTCTTTTTTCAGTTGTATGATAAAGTGTTAAACCATTTACAGTCTAAAGAAGAAATATTTCGCTTCCGCGGATTTGCAGGAGCTGATCCAAAGTACCGACTTCCTATCCAGGTTATTACCGAATTTGCTTGGCATAATTTATTTGCTCGCCAAATGTTTATTCGTGCAACAGATGAGGAGCTTGTCAATCACAAATCCGAATTTACAATCATTTCAGCCCCTCACTTTAAGGCTAATCCCCGGGTAGATGGAACACATTCAGAAGCATTTATTATCATTTCCTTTAAACACAAAATCATTCTAATCGGTGGAACGGAATATGCTGGGGAAATTAAAAAATCCGTCTTTTCCGTTATGAACTACCTACTCCCGGAAACAAATATATTGCCAATGCACTGTTCGGCTAATGTAGGAATGGAAGGAGATGTAGCACTGTTCTTTGGCTTATCAGGAACTGGTAAGACAACTTTATCTGCTGATACAAATCGCCGCTTAATTGGCGATGATGAACACGGTTGGTCACAAAATGGTATTTTTAATATTGAAGGTGGTTGTTACGCAAAGTGTATCCATCTTTCCGAAGAAAAGGAACCGCAGATATATAAAGCGATTCAGTTCGGATCGGTCTTGGAAAATGTAATGATTGATGAAGATGCACGAACACCTAACTATGATGATACATCTTTAACAGAAAATACACGGGCAGCCTACCCAATCGAAAATATTGATAACATTCTTAAACCTAGTGTTGCAGGCCATCCACAAACGATTATTTTTTTAACCGCCGATGCCTTTGGTGTATTGCCACCAATCAGTAAATTAACGAAAGAACAGGCTATGTATCACTTCTTAAGTGGGTATACAAGTAAGCTGGCGGGAACAGAGCGAGGTGTTACAGCACCTGAGGCTACTTTCTCTACATGTTTTGGGTCACCATTTTTACCGTTACCAGCGGCAACGTATGCGAAAATGCTTGGTGATAAAATTGAGCAATACGGTGTAAATGTATTTCTTGTCAATACAGGGTGGACTGGTGGTCCATTTGGTGTGGGTCGACGTATGGAACTTTCCCATACGCGCTCCATGGTTCAAGCTGCTTTGGAAGGTGAACTGAACTCCACTGATATGGTGAATGATCCGATATTTGGATTAAAAATTCCATCCCAATGTCCTGGTGTACCAAGTCATGTTCTAGTTCCACAGCGAACATGGAGCGATGAAGCAAAATATGAAGAAAAAGCAAAACAATTAGCTTTACAATTCCATGAGAACTTTAAAAAGTTTCATCATGTACCTCAAGCCATTCAAGAGGCTGGACCGGTATATAAGCCGGAATAA